The following proteins are co-located in the Hydrogenophaga sp. RAC07 genome:
- the phoU gene encoding phosphate signaling complex protein PhoU, with product MSDKHISSQFDAELNSISSQVLEMGGLVESQLHQAVYALVHMSMESAEQVIENENRINQMELQIDHEIISTIGRRQPTARDLRFLMAISRTTQNLERAGDEVARIARMVKSIIENGSPRNLPSSELRVAADLASALLRKTLDSFARLDTTMAVAIIKGDNAIDDEYNGFLRKLITYMMEDPRTISPSLDLLFLAKSIERVGDHAKNIAEQIIFIVKGEDVRHTPMSQVESVVG from the coding sequence ATGAGCGACAAACACATTTCCAGCCAGTTCGACGCCGAGTTGAACTCCATCTCTTCCCAGGTCCTTGAAATGGGTGGCCTGGTCGAATCCCAGCTGCACCAGGCGGTGTACGCCCTGGTGCACATGAGCATGGAGTCGGCCGAGCAGGTGATCGAAAACGAGAACCGCATCAACCAGATGGAGCTGCAGATCGATCACGAGATCATCTCCACCATCGGCCGGCGCCAACCCACCGCGCGCGATTTGCGGTTTCTCATGGCGATCTCGCGCACCACGCAGAACCTGGAGCGCGCGGGTGACGAAGTCGCCCGCATCGCACGCATGGTCAAGTCCATCATCGAAAACGGTTCACCGCGCAACCTGCCCAGCTCCGAACTTCGCGTGGCCGCCGACCTGGCCTCGGCCCTGCTGCGCAAGACGCTGGATTCGTTCGCGCGGCTGGACACCACCATGGCCGTGGCCATCATCAAGGGCGACAACGCCATCGACGACGAGTACAACGGTTTCCTGCGCAAGCTCATCACCTACATGATGGAAGATCCCCGAACCATCTCGCCCAGCCTGGACCTGCTGTTCCTGGCCAAGTCGATCGAACGCGTGGGCGACCACGCCAAGAACATCGCCGAGCAGATCATCTTCATTGTCAAAGGTGAAGACGTTCGGCACACCCCCATGTCCCAGGTGGAGTCGGTGGTCGGATGA
- the pstC gene encoding phosphate ABC transporter permease subunit PstC: MSLGTTMSSQPVSIELDNPNMASIAKRQRFHDVLFHRITQSFSLLVLVALMGIIVSLFINAWPTFQKFGFNFIWRVEWDIINEEFGAAIAIVGTIASASIAMLIAVPLAFGIALFLTETCPVWLRRPLGTAVELLAAVPSIIYGMFGLFVFAPLFADYFQVPVQNVLGGMPLVGFLFGGSTNGFGILAAGIVLAFMVLPFVAAVMRDVFEIVPPILRESAYGLGCTTWEVVRRVVLPYTQKGVIGGIMLGLGRALGETMAVTFVIGNANRMPTSLFSPGTSIASTLANEFGEAADFHLSTLFALGFLLFVITFLVLSAAKILMLRAEKAKGF; encoded by the coding sequence ATGAGCCTGGGAACCACCATGAGTTCGCAACCCGTGTCCATTGAACTGGACAACCCCAACATGGCGTCGATTGCCAAACGGCAACGCTTTCACGACGTCCTGTTTCACCGCATCACACAGAGTTTTTCGCTGCTGGTGCTGGTCGCCTTGATGGGCATCATCGTTTCGCTGTTCATCAACGCCTGGCCCACGTTCCAGAAGTTCGGTTTCAACTTCATCTGGCGCGTCGAGTGGGACATCATCAATGAAGAATTCGGTGCTGCGATCGCCATCGTCGGCACCATCGCCAGCGCGTCGATCGCCATGCTGATCGCCGTGCCGCTGGCCTTCGGCATCGCGCTGTTCCTCACCGAGACCTGCCCCGTGTGGCTGCGCCGCCCGCTGGGAACGGCGGTCGAGCTGCTGGCGGCTGTGCCTTCCATCATTTACGGCATGTTCGGCCTGTTCGTGTTCGCGCCACTGTTCGCCGACTACTTTCAGGTGCCGGTGCAGAACGTGCTCGGCGGCATGCCGCTGGTGGGTTTCCTGTTCGGCGGGAGCACCAACGGCTTCGGCATTCTGGCTGCGGGCATCGTGCTGGCGTTCATGGTGCTGCCTTTTGTGGCGGCGGTGATGCGCGACGTGTTCGAGATCGTTCCACCCATCTTGCGCGAATCGGCCTACGGCCTGGGTTGCACGACCTGGGAGGTGGTGCGCCGCGTGGTGTTGCCCTACACGCAGAAGGGTGTCATCGGCGGCATCATGCTCGGCCTGGGGCGTGCCCTGGGCGAGACCATGGCGGTCACCTTCGTGATCGGCAACGCCAACCGCATGCCCACATCGCTGTTCTCGCCAGGCACCTCGATCGCCTCCACCTTGGCCAACGAATTCGGCGAAGCCGCCGACTTCCACCTCTCCACCTTGTTTGCGCTGGGCTTCCTGCTGTTCGTGATCACCTTCCTGGTGCTCTCGGCGGCCAAGATCCTGATGTTGCGCGCCGAAAAAGCCAAAGGTTTCTGA
- the phoB gene encoding phosphate regulon transcriptional regulator PhoB: MRKLPRVLVVEDEPSIAELIAVNLRHNGFAPTVVFDGVAAQREVDAVLPDVILLDWMLPGESGASLARGWRKNERTKTIPILMLTARSDESDKVQGLDAGADDYITKPFSTQELLARIRAVLRRRAPEIVNDSVQVGELALDAATYRITFRGSELKVGPTEFKLLHYLMKHAERVHTRGTLLDKVWGDHVFIEERTVDVHVKRLRESLGEASGMIETVRGAGYRLTSMNNTGRPAQGTPISAT; the protein is encoded by the coding sequence ATGAGGAAGCTGCCCAGAGTCCTCGTGGTCGAGGACGAACCCTCCATCGCCGAGCTGATCGCCGTCAACCTGCGGCACAACGGCTTCGCGCCCACCGTCGTGTTCGACGGGGTGGCCGCGCAGCGCGAGGTGGACGCGGTGTTGCCCGACGTGATCCTGCTCGACTGGATGCTGCCCGGTGAAAGCGGCGCCTCGCTGGCCCGCGGCTGGCGCAAGAACGAGCGCACCAAGACCATCCCCATCCTCATGCTCACCGCGCGCAGCGACGAAAGCGACAAGGTGCAGGGGCTGGACGCAGGTGCGGACGACTACATCACCAAACCGTTTTCAACCCAGGAGCTGCTGGCGCGCATCCGAGCGGTGCTGCGCCGGCGCGCGCCCGAAATCGTCAACGACTCGGTGCAGGTGGGTGAACTGGCCCTGGACGCGGCCACCTACCGCATCACGTTCCGCGGTTCCGAGCTCAAGGTCGGGCCCACCGAATTCAAGCTGCTGCACTACCTCATGAAGCACGCAGAGCGGGTGCACACCCGTGGTACGCTGCTCGACAAGGTCTGGGGAGACCATGTTTTCATCGAGGAGCGGACCGTGGACGTGCATGTCAAACGATTGAGGGAATCACTGGGTGAAGCCTCCGGCATGATCGAAACGGTGCGTGGTGCGGGCTACCGGCTCACGTCGATGAACAACACCGGGCGACCGGCGCAGGGCACCCCCATCTCCGCCACATGA
- a CDS encoding type B 50S ribosomal protein L31, which yields MKDGIHPNYREVCFQDLSNGFKFVTRSCANTKEMIKMEDGRELPLYKLDTSSESHPFYTGTQKSVDNMGGRVERFRNRYGKATPAAK from the coding sequence ATGAAAGACGGCATTCACCCCAACTACCGCGAAGTCTGCTTCCAGGACCTCTCCAATGGCTTCAAGTTCGTGACCCGCTCGTGCGCGAACACGAAAGAGATGATCAAGATGGAAGACGGCCGCGAGCTGCCGCTGTACAAGCTGGACACCTCCAGCGAATCGCACCCCTTCTACACCGGCACGCAGAAAAGCGTGGACAACATGGGTGGTCGTGTGGAGCGTTTCCGCAACCGCTATGGCAAGGCAACGCCCGCCGCCAAGTAA
- a CDS encoding PD-(D/E)XK nuclease family protein, producing MTPANPPSESGLPASPGQEIEGGASGWSSLIATLSRMLAERGIEAGSAVVLVPYAQLMDVGRRAWSTHHPDGFAPRFESSRNWAASLQPFMPGPTDLTMDMARDSLVASAFIDRVAPARADAELRAVMVTRLVEAARQLAPLAAAQPPEHRAAWAESLRQDLLPGPASLQWEGLVATLALTWASTSAYATDVLWSPQARPGSGAQALVMLQGFQTDPLAAALVKHWGARVLNLSWSLDPSGDPDVALHACGDAEDEAQRAAACVIARINQGHQPVALIATDRLLMRRISALLHGAGVAVRDETGWKLSTTHAAAQLMSLLRAASPRASMDDVLDLLKQAPRWPEESVLMLEQLAREAGVSQWRAAVRTASLAHALPEGLTDILGALQAPRSLVQWLDAGAKALKATGLWDALQADAAGQQALQVLRLEEGAARELADIDEASLTAATSRSSGRKPLAPFAAWVRDVLEGATFMPRGTGEASVVILPMAQMLGRTFAATVVPGCDEVHLNPSPEPPGSWTAAQRELLGLPSRETLALAAASAWQSLLRMPRLDVLWRTQDMGEPVMPSAWVLALQSEVAHGSDDPRTPTALVSAPSVRPGPSAADVLPGSLSASAYQDLRDCPYKFFALRQLRLVDAPELAAEPDQRDMGNWLHAVLRAFHEQRGDARPGVDADRAALDQLALETAAAMGLNAGEGGAGFLPYEVVWPATRDGYLEWLATFEATADRPGPRFVEAEAVMTSSVGPWKLYGKLDRVDAQDSPEGPIPFVIDYKTESRKTTTDRLKEPLEDVQLAFYAALLPDDTLRAAYLSINDRPGSTANDGATKLVEHTEVLEAREQLRVGLSHDMARVAAGHPMPALGEGRVCEFCKARGLCRKDFWSLA from the coding sequence ATGACGCCAGCCAACCCGCCTTCCGAATCCGGTCTTCCCGCCTCGCCCGGGCAAGAAATCGAAGGCGGTGCCAGCGGTTGGTCATCGCTGATCGCAACCCTGTCCCGGATGCTCGCAGAGCGTGGCATCGAGGCCGGCAGCGCGGTGGTTCTGGTGCCCTACGCACAGCTCATGGACGTGGGCCGGCGCGCCTGGTCCACCCACCATCCCGATGGCTTTGCGCCGAGGTTCGAGTCGAGCCGCAACTGGGCGGCATCGCTGCAGCCCTTCATGCCCGGCCCCACCGACCTGACCATGGACATGGCGCGCGACAGCCTCGTGGCCTCGGCCTTCATCGATCGCGTGGCGCCTGCGCGGGCCGACGCCGAGTTGCGCGCGGTCATGGTCACGCGCCTCGTGGAAGCGGCGCGACAACTCGCGCCCCTGGCCGCCGCGCAGCCCCCCGAACACCGCGCAGCCTGGGCCGAATCGTTGCGCCAGGACCTGTTGCCGGGCCCGGCCTCGCTGCAGTGGGAAGGTTTGGTGGCCACACTGGCGCTGACCTGGGCCAGCACATCCGCCTATGCCACCGACGTGTTGTGGAGCCCGCAGGCCCGTCCGGGCTCGGGCGCGCAGGCGCTGGTCATGCTGCAAGGTTTCCAGACCGATCCGCTGGCCGCTGCGCTGGTGAAGCATTGGGGAGCGCGCGTGCTGAACCTGTCGTGGAGCCTTGACCCTTCAGGTGACCCGGATGTCGCCCTGCACGCTTGCGGTGACGCCGAGGACGAGGCGCAGCGGGCTGCTGCCTGCGTGATCGCGCGCATCAACCAGGGCCATCAGCCCGTGGCGCTCATCGCCACCGACCGCCTGCTTATGCGGCGCATCAGCGCGCTGCTGCATGGTGCTGGCGTGGCAGTGCGCGACGAGACCGGCTGGAAACTCTCCACCACCCACGCCGCCGCCCAACTCATGAGCCTGCTGCGCGCGGCGTCACCGCGTGCTTCCATGGACGATGTGCTGGATCTGCTCAAACAAGCGCCACGCTGGCCAGAGGAATCCGTGCTCATGCTGGAGCAACTCGCTCGCGAAGCCGGTGTGTCGCAGTGGCGCGCCGCCGTGCGCACGGCCAGCCTGGCACATGCCTTGCCGGAAGGGCTGACCGACATCCTGGGCGCCCTGCAGGCGCCTCGCAGTCTGGTGCAATGGCTGGATGCGGGGGCGAAAGCCTTGAAGGCCACCGGCTTGTGGGACGCGCTTCAGGCGGACGCGGCAGGTCAACAAGCCTTGCAGGTGCTGCGGCTGGAAGAGGGCGCAGCGCGCGAACTCGCCGACATCGACGAAGCCTCGCTCACGGCTGCGACCAGCCGATCCTCCGGGCGCAAGCCGCTGGCCCCGTTCGCGGCCTGGGTACGCGACGTGCTGGAGGGCGCGACCTTCATGCCGCGCGGCACCGGCGAGGCGTCGGTGGTGATCCTGCCGATGGCGCAGATGCTCGGCCGCACGTTCGCCGCCACGGTGGTGCCCGGTTGTGACGAGGTGCACCTCAACCCCAGCCCCGAGCCGCCGGGCTCGTGGACGGCAGCGCAGCGCGAGTTGCTGGGCCTGCCATCGCGCGAGACCCTGGCCCTGGCGGCAGCGAGCGCCTGGCAGTCGTTGTTGCGCATGCCTCGGCTGGACGTGTTGTGGCGCACACAGGACATGGGTGAGCCGGTGATGCCGAGCGCCTGGGTGCTGGCGCTGCAATCCGAGGTTGCGCACGGCTCAGACGACCCGCGCACACCGACGGCGCTGGTGTCAGCCCCTTCCGTGCGCCCCGGGCCCTCGGCCGCCGACGTGTTGCCCGGCTCGCTGTCGGCCAGCGCCTACCAGGACCTGCGCGATTGCCCCTACAAGTTCTTTGCATTGCGCCAGCTGCGGCTGGTCGATGCACCCGAACTCGCAGCCGAGCCCGACCAGCGGGACATGGGCAACTGGCTGCACGCGGTGCTGCGTGCGTTCCACGAACAACGCGGTGATGCACGACCCGGTGTCGATGCCGACCGTGCGGCGCTCGACCAGCTCGCCCTGGAGACCGCAGCTGCCATGGGGTTGAACGCGGGCGAGGGTGGGGCGGGCTTCCTCCCTTACGAGGTGGTGTGGCCCGCCACGCGCGATGGTTACCTGGAATGGCTGGCCACGTTCGAAGCCACCGCCGATCGGCCAGGTCCACGTTTCGTGGAAGCTGAAGCGGTCATGACATCCAGCGTGGGCCCGTGGAAGCTCTACGGCAAGCTCGACCGCGTGGACGCGCAGGACAGCCCGGAAGGGCCGATCCCGTTCGTGATCGATTACAAGACCGAAAGCCGCAAGACCACCACCGACCGCTTGAAAGAACCGCTGGAGGATGTGCAGCTGGCGTTCTACGCGGCGCTGCTGCCCGACGACACCTTGCGCGCTGCCTATCTGAGCATCAACGACCGGCCCGGCTCGACCGCGAACGACGGCGCCACGAAACTGGTGGAGCACACCGAGGTGCTGGAGGCGCGCGAGCAGTTGCGCGTCGGGCTGTCGCACGACATGGCCCGTGTGGCCGCCGGCCACCCCATGCCCGCGCTGGGCGAAGGCCGCGTGTGCGAGTTCTGCAAGGCGCGTGGCCTGTGCCGCAAAGATTTCTGGAGCCTGGCATGA
- the rho gene encoding transcription termination factor Rho: protein MHLNELKALHVSEVLKQAEALEIENTGRMRKQELMFAIIKKRAKGGELVYADGVLEVLPDGFGFLRAPDTSYTASTDDIYISPSQIRRFNLHTGDMIEGEVRIPKDGERYFALNKLDKINGLPPEDNKHKIMFENLTPLFPKEQMRLERDIKSEENITGRVIDIIAPIGRGQRALIVAPPKSGKTVMMQHICHAISANHPEVVLMVLLVDERPEEVTEMQRTVRGEVIASTFDEPAARHVHVAEMVIERAKRLVELGKDVVIMLDSITRLARAYNNVLPSSGKVLTGGVDANALQRPKRFFGAARKIEEGGSLTIIATALVDTGSRMDEVIFEEFKGTGNCEIHLDRRLYEKRVFPSIQLNRSGTRREELLLQPEILQKTRILRQFMYNMDEIEAMEMVLKSMKSTKNNSEFFDMMRRGG, encoded by the coding sequence ATGCACCTCAACGAACTCAAGGCACTGCACGTGTCTGAAGTCCTCAAGCAGGCTGAAGCGCTTGAGATCGAAAACACCGGCCGCATGCGCAAGCAGGAGCTGATGTTCGCCATCATCAAAAAGCGCGCCAAGGGCGGCGAGCTGGTGTACGCCGACGGTGTGCTCGAAGTGCTGCCCGACGGCTTCGGTTTCCTGCGTGCACCCGATACCAGTTACACCGCCAGCACCGACGACATCTACATCTCGCCCAGCCAGATCCGCCGCTTCAACCTGCACACCGGCGACATGATCGAGGGCGAGGTTCGCATTCCCAAGGACGGCGAGCGCTACTTCGCGCTCAACAAGCTTGACAAGATCAACGGCCTGCCTCCCGAGGACAACAAGCACAAGATCATGTTCGAGAACCTGACGCCGCTGTTCCCCAAGGAACAGATGCGCCTGGAACGCGACATCAAGAGCGAAGAGAACATCACGGGCCGTGTCATCGACATCATTGCGCCCATCGGCCGTGGTCAGCGCGCGCTGATCGTGGCGCCGCCCAAGAGCGGCAAGACGGTCATGATGCAGCACATCTGCCATGCCATTTCCGCCAACCACCCCGAGGTGGTGCTCATGGTGCTGCTGGTGGACGAGCGCCCGGAAGAAGTGACCGAGATGCAGCGCACCGTGCGCGGCGAGGTCATCGCCTCCACGTTCGACGAACCCGCGGCGCGCCACGTGCACGTGGCCGAGATGGTGATCGAGCGCGCCAAGCGCCTGGTCGAACTCGGCAAGGACGTGGTGATCATGCTCGACTCCATCACCCGCCTGGCCCGCGCCTACAACAACGTGCTGCCCTCCAGCGGCAAGGTGCTCACCGGCGGTGTGGACGCCAACGCGCTGCAGCGCCCCAAGCGCTTCTTTGGTGCGGCCCGCAAGATCGAGGAAGGTGGCTCGCTCACCATCATCGCCACCGCGCTGGTGGACACCGGCTCGCGCATGGACGAGGTGATCTTTGAAGAGTTCAAGGGCACCGGCAACTGCGAGATCCACCTGGACCGCCGCCTGTACGAGAAACGCGTGTTCCCCTCGATCCAGCTCAACCGCAGCGGCACCCGTCGCGAAGAGTTGTTGCTGCAGCCCGAGATCCTGCAAAAGACCCGAATCCTGCGCCAGTTCATGTACAACATGGACGAAATCGAGGCGATGGAGATGGTGCTCAAGAGCATGAAATCCACCAAAAACAATTCCGAATTCTTCGACATGATGCGTCGGGGCGGCTGA
- the trxA gene encoding thioredoxin TrxA, giving the protein MASDLIKHVSDASFQADVLDAQAPVLVDFWAEWCGPCKMIAPILDEVAGSYDGKLKIAKLNVDDNRDVPAKFGIRGIPTLMLFKDGQLAATKVGAMSKAQLTAFIDQQLA; this is encoded by the coding sequence ATGGCGAGCGACCTGATCAAACATGTTTCCGATGCAAGCTTCCAGGCCGACGTGCTGGACGCACAGGCGCCCGTTCTGGTCGACTTCTGGGCCGAGTGGTGCGGCCCTTGCAAGATGATTGCCCCCATCCTCGATGAAGTGGCAGGCTCCTACGACGGCAAGCTCAAGATCGCCAAGCTCAACGTCGACGACAACCGCGACGTGCCCGCCAAGTTCGGCATCCGCGGCATCCCCACGCTGATGCTGTTCAAAGATGGCCAGCTGGCCGCGACCAAGGTCGGCGCCATGAGCAAGGCCCAGCTCACCGCATTCATCGACCAGCAACTGGCCTGA
- the pstS gene encoding phosphate ABC transporter substrate-binding protein PstS gives MINKRIFLQAVAAAAMATAGMGSAIAADITGAGATFPFPIYAKWAEAYKAQTGTGLNYQSIGSSGGLRQIRAKTVAFGASDAPVSGADLDKDGMVQFPAIIGGTVPVINLDGFKPGELRVTGPVLAELFLGTITKWNDPKLAALNPGKTLPDQNVTVIHRADGSGTTFNFTDYLSAVSKPWADTVGKGAAVKWPAPSSVGGKGNEGVAANVNRVKGGVGYVEYAYVKKNNMNFLQLQNADGKYVSPDDKTFASAAAGADWFSVPGMGVSMVNAKGAESWPISTASFILMYKNPADKAQSAEVLKFFDWAFKSGKGMAAELDYVPLPDSLTADIRSKVWSQIAK, from the coding sequence ATGATCAACAAACGCATCTTCCTCCAGGCCGTCGCTGCTGCGGCCATGGCCACTGCCGGCATGGGCTCGGCCATCGCCGCCGACATCACCGGCGCTGGCGCCACCTTCCCCTTCCCGATCTACGCCAAGTGGGCCGAGGCCTACAAGGCACAGACCGGCACCGGCCTGAACTACCAGTCGATCGGCTCCTCCGGCGGCCTGCGCCAGATTCGCGCCAAGACCGTGGCTTTCGGCGCATCCGACGCGCCTGTGTCCGGTGCCGACCTCGACAAGGACGGCATGGTCCAGTTCCCGGCCATCATCGGCGGCACCGTGCCCGTGATCAACCTCGACGGCTTCAAGCCGGGCGAACTGCGCGTGACCGGTCCCGTGCTGGCCGAGCTGTTCCTGGGCACCATCACCAAGTGGAACGACCCCAAGCTGGCCGCCCTGAACCCCGGCAAAACCCTGCCTGACCAGAACGTGACCGTGATCCACCGCGCTGACGGCTCGGGCACCACCTTCAACTTCACCGACTACCTCAGCGCCGTGAGCAAGCCCTGGGCCGACACCGTTGGCAAGGGCGCTGCCGTGAAGTGGCCAGCACCGTCGTCGGTGGGTGGCAAGGGCAACGAAGGCGTGGCCGCCAACGTGAACCGCGTCAAGGGCGGCGTGGGTTACGTGGAATACGCCTACGTCAAGAAGAACAACATGAACTTCCTGCAGCTGCAAAACGCCGACGGCAAGTACGTGAGCCCGGACGACAAGACCTTCGCCTCGGCCGCCGCCGGCGCCGACTGGTTCAGCGTGCCCGGCATGGGCGTGTCGATGGTGAACGCCAAGGGCGCCGAGAGCTGGCCCATCAGCACCGCCTCGTTCATCCTGATGTACAAGAACCCGGCCGACAAGGCGCAGTCCGCTGAAGTGCTGAAGTTCTTCGACTGGGCTTTCAAGAGTGGCAAGGGCATGGCCGCCGAGCTGGACTACGTGCCGCTGCCTGACAGCCTGACCGCCGACATCCGCTCCAAGGTGTGGTCGCAGATCGCCAAGTAA
- the pstB gene encoding phosphate ABC transporter ATP-binding protein PstB, with translation MPNTAAQPAVAAKNALELRNLNFFYGKFQGLKNVNMNIEERKVTAFIGPSGCGKSTLLRTLNRMYSLYPGQRAEGQINFYGQNILDEKQDINLLRARIGMVFQKPTPFPMSIYDNIAFGVKLYENLGKSEMDDRVEWALSKAALWNEVKDKLNQSGLSLSGGQQQRLCIARSVAVKPSVLLLDEPTSALDPISTGKVEELVHELKQDYTIAIVTHNMQQAARCSDYTAYMYLGELVEFGSTEQIFFKPAKTETEDYITGRFG, from the coding sequence ATGCCCAACACCGCTGCCCAACCCGCTGTCGCCGCCAAGAACGCGCTGGAACTGCGCAACCTCAACTTCTTCTACGGCAAGTTCCAGGGCCTGAAGAACGTCAACATGAACATCGAGGAGCGCAAGGTCACCGCCTTCATCGGCCCCTCGGGCTGCGGCAAGTCAACCTTGTTGCGCACGCTCAACCGCATGTACAGCCTGTACCCCGGCCAGCGCGCCGAAGGCCAGATCAATTTCTACGGTCAGAACATCCTGGACGAAAAGCAGGACATCAACCTGCTGCGCGCGCGCATCGGCATGGTGTTCCAGAAGCCCACGCCGTTTCCCATGTCGATCTACGACAACATCGCCTTCGGCGTGAAGCTCTACGAGAACCTGGGCAAGAGCGAGATGGACGACCGCGTGGAGTGGGCACTGTCCAAGGCTGCGCTGTGGAACGAGGTGAAGGACAAACTCAACCAGAGCGGTCTGTCGCTCTCGGGCGGTCAGCAGCAGCGCTTGTGCATTGCGCGCAGCGTGGCGGTGAAGCCGTCGGTGTTGCTGCTGGACGAGCCCACCTCGGCGCTGGACCCGATCTCCACCGGCAAGGTGGAAGAGCTGGTGCACGAACTCAAGCAGGACTACACCATCGCCATCGTCACCCACAACATGCAGCAGGCCGCCCGCTGCAGCGACTACACCGCCTACATGTACCTCGGCGAGCTGGTCGAGTTCGGCTCCACCGAGCAGATCTTCTTCAAGCCTGCCAAGACCGAGACCGAGGACTACATCACCGGGCGCTTCGGCTGA
- the pstA gene encoding phosphate ABC transporter permease PstA: MELDNAIYKSRQRTNAIGLTLSMGAMVLGLVVLLWILSVLLTNGLAALDWNMFTQSTPAPGSEGGGLANAIVGSLMMVGFSVLVSTPIGVFAGVYLAEYGDTSKTAELTRFVTDIMLSAPSIVLGLFVYAIAVATVGNFSGWAGSLALSLIAVPVVVRTTENMLRLVPGSLREAAFALGAPRWKVATLVTLRAAKSGVMTGLLLAVARISGETAPLLFTALNNQFFSTDMGAPMANLPVVIFQFALSPYDNWIRLAWGGALLITLSVLVLNIVARVFLREKTPG; encoded by the coding sequence ATGGAACTCGACAACGCCATTTACAAAAGCCGCCAGCGCACCAACGCCATCGGCCTGACCTTGTCCATGGGTGCCATGGTGCTGGGTTTGGTTGTGCTGCTCTGGATCCTGAGCGTTCTGCTGACCAACGGCCTGGCCGCCCTCGACTGGAACATGTTCACGCAGTCCACCCCGGCTCCCGGCAGCGAAGGTGGTGGCCTGGCCAACGCCATCGTGGGCAGCTTGATGATGGTCGGCTTCTCGGTGCTGGTGTCCACGCCCATCGGCGTGTTTGCCGGCGTCTACCTGGCCGAGTACGGCGACACGAGCAAGACCGCCGAACTCACCCGGTTTGTGACCGACATCATGTTGTCGGCGCCGTCCATCGTGCTGGGTCTGTTCGTCTACGCGATCGCCGTGGCCACCGTGGGCAACTTCTCGGGTTGGGCAGGCAGCCTGGCGCTGTCGCTGATCGCCGTGCCGGTGGTCGTGCGCACCACCGAAAACATGCTGCGCCTGGTGCCCGGCAGCCTGCGCGAAGCGGCCTTTGCGCTGGGTGCGCCGCGCTGGAAAGTGGCCACCCTGGTCACGCTGCGCGCGGCCAAGAGCGGCGTCATGACCGGTCTGCTGCTGGCCGTGGCCCGCATCAGCGGCGAAACCGCGCCCCTGCTGTTCACCGCGCTCAACAACCAGTTCTTCAGCACCGACATGGGCGCACCCATGGCCAACCTGCCGGTGGTGATCTTCCAGTTCGCGCTGAGCCCTTACGACAACTGGATCCGCCTGGCCTGGGGTGGCGCGCTGCTCATCACCCTGTCGGTGCTGGTGCTCAACATCGTGGCGCGGGTTTTCCTGCGCGAGAAGACGCCAGGCTGA